The Allocatelliglobosispora scoriae genome contains a region encoding:
- a CDS encoding ThuA domain-containing protein, which yields MSRDRRPRPLAITLRLLLATALAAAGLTAFPSAAQAAPYNVLVFSKTAGFRHDSIAAGIAAIRTLGTANNFTVEATEDAAAFTDANLARFATVVWLSTTGDVLDATQQAAFERYIRAGGGYAGVHAAADTEYSWPWYGSLVGAYFSSHPAPQTATVKVEDPAHPSTATLPLKWSKSEEWYSFQSNPRPRVHVLASVDEKTYTPGTSAMGADHPFAWCQNYDGGRAWYTAGGHDIAAYSDATFLKHLLGGIQTSANAISADCTATRDASFQKVTLDSNTSNPMELDIAPDGRVFYIERDGRVQIIKPTTGTTVTAATLSVFTGNEDGLLGMRLDPAFATNKWIYLYYSPSTGATRNQVSRFTVTGDTLDLASEKVLLQVTTQRNTCCHQGGSMTFDNAGNLYLATGDNTNPFESDGFAPLDERPGRADFDSQRSAGNTNDLRGKVIRIKPQADGTYTVPSGNLFAPGTALTRPEIYAMGFRNPFRIGIDKLTNVLYVADYGPDAGQANPNRGPEGTVEWNAISAAGNFGWPYCHGNNYAFNDYTWPSGPSGAPFNCAAIVNNSPNNTGLQNLPPAVPATVDYDYGGNPLFPEIGGGGAPMAGPTYRYSASLVSDRKWPAYYDGKSIFGEWNQNKLYTFQLGTDGKTLIDINQAFASMAFLRPMDMEFGPDGALYLIEWGTGFGGNNADSGIYRIDYIAGDRAPIAVAAGTPTSGPTPLTVNFSSAGSRDPDGLAITYAWTFGDGGTSTAANPSHVYTTAGTFNAQLTVKDPGGKTGVANVPITVGNTAPTVTLTTPVDGGFFAWGDSVRYAVTVTDPEDGTINCSRVTVQYYLGHDEHAHPFQTATGCSGVIATSAGSGHGDDANTFGVIEATYTDLGGPGGGGAQTGRSTKVLQPKHKQAEFFSTTGRSPTGIGGGDPGVVRENTTDTAGGFQNLGFIEDGDFWSYTPTSLLNIDALRFRVASPGAGGRIEVRTGSVTGPLVGTATFGTTGGWQTFVDATATLSGATTASGPLFLVAKNPVGDTGQGSIFNVNWVDFIGRGVADSSQLSVNPTSLAFGSVNVGTTTAAQTVTISNPGPGAASISSVAVSGAYAQTNNCPVSLALNASCQVSVRFAPTAVGTQNGTLSITNSTTPQPIAVALTGSGVSSTTNLAIGAAMSASTANGGFPASAANDNNTSSYWESNNNAFPQWLQADLGSAKSVSSVTLKLPPPSSWATRTQTLSVLGSTDGSNFTTLKASAGYVFDPATGNTATATFTATSVRYLRVQITGNTGWPAGQIGELQIFGGGGPTTATLSASPVSLAFGNQLVNTTSPQVSVNITNTGNGPAAVSGVVVAGNFAQSHNCGSTIAAGATCQVSVTFTPTSTGAKTGSFTVNSNATNPALVVNLTGTGINPTPATLSFSPPSITFPDTNVGANVTRQIYVSNGGSVAAAISSITASGTGFSVSSHSCGTSLAGGGNCFVNVVFAPTSAGSKSGTVTVNSNATNPVLSASLTGLGVAVGATNLALNKPTTAGYVQTYVPGNTVDSDANTYWESPNNAFPQSITVDLGANASLSSLVLKLPPAWGSRSQTVQVLGSTNNSSYTSVVGATGYAFGTGSANTIVIPLPPGTVARYVRLTFTANTGWPAAQLSDFQVMGVFV from the coding sequence GTGTCCCGAGATCGCCGTCCCCGTCCCCTAGCGATCACACTGCGCCTGCTGCTCGCCACTGCCCTGGCGGCAGCAGGTCTCACCGCGTTCCCGTCCGCGGCCCAGGCCGCGCCCTACAACGTGCTCGTCTTCTCCAAGACCGCCGGCTTCCGCCACGACTCGATCGCGGCCGGCATCGCCGCCATCCGCACCCTCGGCACCGCCAACAACTTCACCGTCGAGGCGACCGAGGACGCCGCCGCCTTCACCGACGCCAACCTCGCCCGGTTCGCGACGGTGGTGTGGCTCTCCACCACCGGCGACGTGCTCGACGCCACCCAGCAGGCCGCGTTCGAGCGCTACATCCGCGCCGGTGGCGGCTATGCCGGTGTGCACGCCGCCGCCGACACGGAATACAGCTGGCCCTGGTACGGCAGCCTCGTCGGCGCCTACTTCTCCAGCCACCCCGCGCCGCAGACCGCGACCGTCAAGGTCGAGGACCCGGCGCACCCGTCGACCGCGACACTGCCCCTGAAGTGGTCGAAGTCGGAGGAGTGGTATTCGTTCCAGAGCAACCCGCGCCCCCGCGTCCACGTGCTGGCGAGCGTCGACGAGAAGACCTACACGCCGGGCACGTCGGCGATGGGTGCCGATCATCCCTTCGCCTGGTGCCAGAACTACGACGGCGGCCGGGCCTGGTACACGGCCGGCGGGCACGACATCGCCGCCTACAGCGACGCCACCTTCCTCAAGCACCTGCTGGGCGGCATCCAGACCAGCGCCAACGCGATCTCGGCCGACTGCACGGCCACCCGGGACGCGAGCTTCCAGAAGGTGACGCTCGACAGCAACACCAGCAACCCGATGGAGCTCGACATCGCGCCCGACGGCCGGGTCTTCTACATCGAGCGCGACGGCCGGGTGCAGATCATCAAGCCGACGACCGGCACCACGGTCACCGCCGCCACGCTCAGCGTCTTCACCGGCAACGAGGACGGCCTGCTCGGCATGCGCCTCGACCCGGCCTTCGCGACCAACAAGTGGATCTACCTCTACTACTCGCCGTCCACCGGCGCGACCCGCAACCAGGTGTCGCGCTTCACCGTCACCGGCGACACCCTGGACCTGGCGAGCGAGAAGGTGCTGCTCCAGGTCACCACGCAGCGCAACACCTGCTGCCACCAGGGCGGGTCGATGACCTTCGACAACGCGGGCAACCTCTACCTCGCCACCGGTGACAACACCAACCCGTTCGAGTCGGACGGGTTCGCGCCGCTCGACGAGCGGCCCGGCCGCGCCGACTTCGACTCGCAGCGCTCGGCGGGCAACACCAACGACCTGCGCGGCAAGGTGATCCGGATCAAGCCGCAGGCCGACGGCACCTACACCGTTCCGTCGGGCAACCTGTTCGCGCCCGGCACCGCGCTGACCCGGCCCGAGATCTACGCCATGGGGTTCCGCAACCCGTTCCGGATCGGCATCGACAAGCTCACCAACGTCCTCTACGTCGCCGACTACGGCCCCGACGCGGGCCAGGCCAACCCCAACCGGGGTCCCGAGGGCACCGTCGAGTGGAACGCGATCAGCGCGGCCGGCAACTTCGGCTGGCCCTACTGCCACGGCAACAACTACGCGTTCAACGACTACACGTGGCCGTCCGGGCCGAGCGGGGCGCCGTTCAACTGCGCCGCGATCGTCAACAACTCGCCCAACAACACCGGGCTGCAAAACCTGCCGCCCGCCGTGCCCGCCACGGTCGACTACGACTACGGCGGCAACCCGCTCTTCCCGGAGATCGGCGGCGGTGGCGCGCCGATGGCCGGCCCGACCTACCGCTACAGCGCCTCGCTGGTGTCGGACCGCAAGTGGCCCGCCTACTACGACGGCAAGTCGATCTTCGGTGAGTGGAACCAGAACAAGCTCTACACGTTCCAGCTCGGCACCGACGGCAAGACGCTGATCGACATCAACCAGGCGTTCGCCTCGATGGCGTTCCTGCGGCCGATGGACATGGAGTTCGGCCCCGACGGCGCGCTCTACCTCATCGAGTGGGGCACCGGCTTCGGCGGCAACAACGCCGATTCCGGCATCTACCGCATCGACTACATCGCCGGGGACCGGGCACCGATCGCGGTCGCCGCCGGTACGCCCACCTCGGGACCGACCCCGCTGACCGTGAACTTCTCCAGTGCCGGGTCGCGGGACCCGGACGGGCTGGCGATCACCTACGCCTGGACCTTCGGCGACGGCGGGACCTCCACCGCGGCGAACCCGTCGCACGTCTACACCACGGCGGGCACCTTCAACGCCCAGCTCACCGTGAAGGACCCCGGTGGCAAGACGGGGGTGGCGAACGTACCGATCACGGTGGGCAACACCGCGCCGACCGTGACGCTGACGACGCCCGTGGACGGCGGCTTCTTCGCCTGGGGTGACTCGGTGCGCTACGCCGTCACCGTGACCGACCCCGAGGACGGCACGATCAACTGCTCGCGGGTGACGGTGCAGTACTACCTCGGCCACGACGAGCACGCCCACCCGTTCCAGACGGCGACCGGCTGCTCCGGCGTGATCGCGACCTCGGCCGGATCCGGCCACGGTGACGACGCGAACACCTTCGGCGTGATCGAGGCGACCTACACCGACCTCGGCGGTCCCGGCGGCGGCGGTGCCCAGACGGGCCGCTCGACGAAGGTGCTGCAGCCCAAGCACAAGCAGGCCGAGTTCTTCAGCACCACCGGACGCTCGCCGACCGGCATCGGCGGCGGCGACCCGGGCGTGGTCCGGGAGAACACGACCGACACGGCCGGCGGTTTCCAGAACCTCGGCTTCATCGAGGACGGCGACTTCTGGTCCTACACCCCGACCAGCCTGCTCAACATCGACGCGCTGCGCTTCCGCGTGGCGTCGCCGGGCGCGGGCGGCCGCATCGAGGTGCGCACCGGCTCGGTCACCGGCCCGCTCGTCGGCACCGCCACCTTCGGCACCACCGGCGGCTGGCAGACCTTCGTGGACGCCACGGCCACCCTCTCCGGGGCGACCACGGCGTCCGGGCCGCTCTTCCTCGTCGCGAAGAACCCGGTCGGCGACACCGGCCAGGGCTCGATCTTCAATGTCAACTGGGTCGACTTCATCGGCCGGGGCGTCGCGGACTCGTCGCAGCTCAGCGTCAACCCGACGAGCCTCGCCTTCGGCTCGGTGAACGTCGGCACGACCACGGCGGCGCAGACGGTGACGATCTCCAACCCCGGTCCGGGCGCGGCGTCGATCTCGTCGGTCGCGGTGAGCGGTGCCTACGCCCAGACCAACAACTGCCCGGTGAGCCTCGCGCTCAACGCTTCCTGCCAGGTCAGCGTGCGCTTCGCGCCAACCGCGGTGGGTACGCAGAACGGCACCCTCTCCATCACCAACTCCACCACCCCGCAGCCCATCGCGGTGGCCCTGACCGGTTCGGGGGTCTCCAGCACCACCAACCTGGCGATCGGCGCCGCGATGTCGGCGAGCACCGCCAACGGCGGGTTCCCGGCGAGCGCCGCCAACGACAACAACACGAGCAGCTACTGGGAGTCGAACAACAACGCCTTCCCGCAGTGGCTCCAGGCGGACCTGGGCTCGGCGAAGTCGGTCAGCTCGGTGACGCTCAAGCTGCCGCCGCCGTCGAGCTGGGCCACGCGTACCCAGACGCTCTCGGTCCTGGGAAGCACCGACGGCAGCAACTTCACGACGCTGAAGGCGTCGGCGGGGTATGTCTTCGACCCGGCGACCGGCAACACCGCGACCGCCACCTTCACCGCGACCAGCGTCCGCTACCTGCGGGTGCAGATCACCGGCAACACCGGCTGGCCCGCGGGCCAGATCGGTGAGCTGCAGATCTTCGGCGGGGGCGGGCCGACCACCGCGACGCTCAGCGCGTCGCCGGTGAGCCTCGCCTTCGGCAACCAGCTGGTCAACACCACCAGCCCGCAGGTCTCGGTCAACATCACCAACACCGGCAACGGGCCGGCGGCGGTCTCCGGCGTGGTCGTGGCGGGCAACTTCGCCCAGTCCCACAACTGCGGTTCGACGATCGCGGCGGGCGCCACCTGCCAGGTCAGCGTCACCTTCACGCCGACCTCGACCGGGGCCAAGACCGGCTCGTTCACGGTCAACAGCAACGCGACCAACCCGGCGCTCGTCGTCAACCTCACCGGAACGGGCATCAACCCGACCCCGGCGACGCTGTCGTTCTCGCCGCCGAGCATCACCTTCCCGGACACCAACGTCGGTGCGAACGTGACCCGGCAGATCTACGTCTCCAACGGCGGCAGCGTGGCGGCGGCGATCTCGTCGATCACCGCGTCGGGCACCGGATTCTCGGTCAGCTCGCACAGCTGCGGCACCTCGCTCGCCGGGGGCGGCAACTGCTTCGTCAACGTCGTCTTCGCGCCGACCTCGGCCGGGTCGAAGAGCGGCACGGTGACCGTCAACAGCAACGCCACCAACCCCGTGCTCAGCGCGTCGCTGACCGGGCTCGGCGTCGCCGTCGGCGCCACCAACCTGGCGCTCAACAAGCCCACCACCGCCGGGTACGTCCAGACCTACGTCCCGGGCAACACGGTCGACTCCGACGCCAACACCTACTGGGAGAGCCCGAACAACGCGTTCCCCCAGTCGATCACCGTCGACCTGGGCGCCAACGCCTCGCTCTCGTCGCTCGTGCTGAAGCTGCCGCCCGCGTGGGGCAGCCGCAGCCAGACGGTGCAGGTGCTGGGCAGCACCAACAACAGTAGCTACACCTCGGTGGTGGGTGCCACCGGCTACGCCTTCGGCACCGGGTCGGCGAACACGATCGTCATCCCGCTGCCGCCGGGCACCGTGGCGCGCTACGTCCGGTTGACCTTCACGGCCAACACCGGCTGGCCCGCCGCGCAGCTGTCGGACTTCCAGGTCATGGGGGTCTTCGTCTAA
- a CDS encoding L,D-transpeptidase, which produces MGRQRAGWAMVAVTVMALVAAGCSSEPEQPPLVLPAIAPPTLDITPAAKAKQVPVSAEIAVRTTDGRVTALDVTDDKGVAVRGAMRADGSSWVPAKPLGYQRTYTVAATATGAYGQATTQRTSFTTMAKPTRTVDTTLYFFDQATYGVAMPVTLDFSQAIPKSARAAVQRRLFVTTEPPQPGAWHWLDSGTEVFYRAPDYWRPGTKITVRMALEGVPMGAGIFGDADRTATAKIGNSVFLDIDNRTKQMTVTIDGKVAKRIPVSMGKPNTPTSSGKMVIMEKHDRVTFDTRNDPQGGYVVTVSDAQRLTWGGEFIHAAPWSEGDQGYSNVSHGCTNVSSWAASYLMGITHVGDLVTIKGTEVTLDQGNGWTAWNMTWDEFVRGSALDVPADLKPAPAKAAAPKPSAVPVPVPSPTN; this is translated from the coding sequence ATGGGACGACAGCGGGCTGGTTGGGCGATGGTGGCGGTCACGGTGATGGCCCTCGTCGCCGCGGGGTGCTCCAGCGAACCGGAGCAGCCACCGCTGGTCCTGCCCGCGATAGCCCCGCCCACCCTCGACATCACGCCCGCCGCCAAGGCCAAGCAGGTGCCGGTCAGCGCGGAGATCGCCGTACGCACCACCGACGGCCGGGTCACCGCGCTCGACGTGACCGACGACAAGGGCGTGGCGGTCCGGGGTGCGATGCGCGCCGACGGCTCCTCCTGGGTCCCGGCGAAACCGCTCGGCTACCAGCGCACCTACACGGTGGCGGCGACGGCGACCGGGGCCTACGGGCAGGCGACGACGCAGCGGACGAGCTTCACCACGATGGCGAAGCCGACCAGGACCGTCGACACGACGCTCTACTTCTTCGACCAGGCGACCTACGGCGTGGCGATGCCGGTGACGCTCGACTTCAGCCAGGCGATCCCCAAGTCGGCGCGGGCAGCCGTCCAGCGGCGGCTCTTCGTCACCACCGAACCGCCCCAGCCCGGTGCGTGGCACTGGCTCGACAGCGGCACCGAGGTGTTCTACCGCGCGCCGGACTACTGGCGCCCCGGCACGAAGATCACGGTCCGGATGGCGCTGGAGGGCGTACCCATGGGAGCGGGTATCTTCGGCGACGCGGACCGCACGGCGACCGCGAAGATCGGGAACTCGGTCTTCCTCGACATCGACAACCGCACCAAGCAGATGACGGTGACCATCGACGGCAAGGTCGCCAAGCGGATCCCGGTCAGCATGGGCAAGCCCAACACGCCGACCTCCAGCGGCAAGATGGTGATCATGGAGAAGCACGACCGGGTCACCTTCGACACCCGCAATGACCCGCAGGGCGGCTATGTCGTGACCGTCTCCGACGCGCAGCGCCTGACCTGGGGCGGTGAGTTCATCCACGCCGCACCGTGGTCCGAGGGCGACCAGGGCTACAGCAACGTCTCGCACGGCTGCACCAACGTGTCGAGCTGGGCGGCGTCCTACCTGATGGGGATCACCCACGTCGGCGACCTCGTCACGATCAAGGGCACCGAGGTCACGCTCGACCAGGGCAACGGCTGGACGGCCTGGAACATGACCTGGGACGAGTTCGTCCGGGGCAGCGCGCTCGACGTGCCGGCCGACCTCAAGCCGGCACCGGCGAAGGCGGCGGCACCGAAGCCGAGCGCGGTGCCCGTGCCGGTGCCGTCACCGACGAACTGA
- a CDS encoding RNA-binding S4 domain-containing protein gives MRDVGIRDDMIRLGQFLKLAGVAETGGEGKTFIVSGDVLVNGEVETRRGRQLHKGDVVEFEDERLRVA, from the coding sequence ATGAGAGACGTCGGCATCCGCGATGACATGATCCGCCTCGGCCAGTTCCTGAAGCTCGCGGGCGTCGCCGAGACCGGCGGCGAGGGCAAGACCTTCATCGTCTCCGGCGACGTGCTCGTCAACGGCGAGGTCGAGACCCGCCGGGGCCGCCAGCTGCACAAGGGCGACGTCGTCGAGTTCGAGGACGAGCGGCTGCGCGTCGCCTGA
- a CDS encoding sigma-70 family RNA polymerase sigma factor yields MRQRAPGDVYTREYPGLVRLAYVTTGSLAAAEDVVQDVFADWFRLDGTRRDEVREPAAYLRRAVLSRCTSWVRRRIVERKHAAVPALAPPSPDVPVQADIAAVRAALRHLAPRQRAAVFLRYYLDLPEAQIAAELACRPGTVKSLLHRSLATMKEVLGD; encoded by the coding sequence GTGCGACAGCGTGCCCCCGGTGATGTCTACACCCGGGAGTACCCCGGGCTGGTGCGGCTCGCCTATGTGACGACGGGCAGCCTCGCCGCTGCCGAGGACGTGGTGCAGGATGTCTTCGCCGACTGGTTCCGACTCGACGGCACCCGCCGCGACGAGGTCCGCGAACCCGCCGCCTACCTGCGCCGGGCCGTCCTGTCCCGCTGCACGTCCTGGGTCCGGCGCCGCATCGTGGAGCGCAAGCACGCCGCGGTTCCGGCCCTCGCGCCGCCGTCACCCGACGTGCCGGTTCAAGCAGACATCGCGGCGGTACGCGCTGCGCTGCGCCACCTCGCCCCGCGCCAGCGTGCGGCGGTCTTCCTCCGGTACTACCTGGACCTGCCGGAGGCGCAGATCGCCGCCGAGCTCGCCTGCCGCCCCGGCACGGTGAAGTCCCTGCTGCACCGGTCCCTCGCGACGATGAAGGAGGTGCTCGGTGACTAG